A DNA window from Sphingomonas profundi contains the following coding sequences:
- the mgtE gene encoding magnesium transporter produces the protein MSETVIDATTDADRDGARLDEDDRLKPEFVAQVIERVEAGDPEGARALVAPLHPADLADLFELAPTEQRRPLAAALAEMLDGDVLAEMNDWVREELIDALEPHEVAELATQLDTDDAVAIIEDMEEDDQRAVLRAMEPDDRAAIEEALSFPEESAGRLMQRDLIAVPEHMTVGDVLDYLRRNEDLTTDFWEIYVVDPQHKPVGTCKLSWILRTPRGVSIGDVMAREQTLIPVDMDQEEVALRFQKYALISAAVVDHVGRLVGMITVDDVVHIIQEEAGEDALRLSGAGDGDINEPIRFTVRTRLVWLVVNLFTAMIAASVVGLFEGEIAKFALLAALMGIVSGMGGNAGTQTLAVVVRALATNQLTSSNTRRMIVREFRIAAANGASLGTMIGIGSWLLYGRADLALVFGAAILINNLVAGLAGVLVPLTLERANVDPAVSSAVFVTMMTDCMGFFSFLGLAALFGLTG, from the coding sequence ATGAGCGAAACCGTGATCGACGCCACCACCGATGCCGACCGCGACGGCGCCCGGCTGGACGAGGACGACCGGCTGAAGCCGGAGTTCGTCGCCCAGGTGATCGAGCGGGTCGAGGCCGGCGACCCGGAGGGGGCGCGCGCCCTCGTCGCCCCGCTCCACCCGGCCGACCTGGCCGACCTGTTCGAGCTGGCGCCGACCGAGCAGCGCCGCCCGCTCGCCGCCGCGCTGGCCGAGATGCTCGACGGCGACGTCCTGGCCGAGATGAACGACTGGGTGCGCGAGGAGCTGATCGACGCGCTCGAACCGCACGAGGTGGCCGAACTCGCCACCCAGCTCGATACCGACGACGCCGTCGCCATCATCGAGGACATGGAGGAGGACGATCAGCGCGCCGTCCTCCGCGCGATGGAGCCGGACGACCGCGCCGCCATCGAGGAGGCGCTGAGCTTCCCCGAGGAGTCCGCCGGCCGCCTGATGCAGCGCGACCTGATCGCGGTGCCCGAGCACATGACGGTGGGCGACGTGCTCGACTATCTGCGCCGCAACGAGGATCTGACGACCGACTTCTGGGAGATCTACGTCGTCGATCCGCAGCACAAGCCGGTCGGCACCTGCAAGCTCTCCTGGATCCTGCGCACGCCGCGCGGCGTATCGATCGGCGACGTCATGGCGCGCGAGCAGACGCTGATCCCGGTGGACATGGATCAGGAGGAGGTGGCCCTCCGCTTCCAGAAATACGCGCTGATCTCGGCCGCCGTGGTCGATCATGTCGGCCGCCTCGTCGGCATGATCACCGTCGATGACGTCGTCCACATCATCCAGGAGGAAGCCGGCGAGGACGCGCTGCGCCTGTCCGGCGCCGGCGACGGCGACATCAACGAGCCGATCCGCTTCACCGTGCGGACGCGCCTGGTCTGGCTCGTCGTCAACCTGTTCACGGCGATGATCGCGGCCTCGGTGGTGGGCCTGTTCGAGGGCGAGATCGCCAAGTTCGCGCTGCTGGCGGCGCTGATGGGCATCGTCTCCGGCATGGGCGGCAACGCCGGCACGCAGACGCTGGCCGTGGTCGTCCGCGCGCTGGCGACGAACCAGCTGACCAGCTCGAACACGCGGCGCATGATCGTGCGGGAGTTCCGCATCGCCGCCGCCAACGGCGCCTCGCTCGGCACGATGATCGGCATCGGCTCGTGGCTGCTCTACGGCCGCGCCGATCTGGCGCTCGTGTTCGGCGCGGCGATCCTCATCAACAATCTCGTCGCCGGGCTGGCCGGCGTGCTGGTGCCGCTTACCCTGGAGCGGGCGAACGTCGATCCGGCGGTCTCGTCGGCGGTGTTCGTCACGATGATGACGGACTGCATGGGCTTCTTCAGCTTCCTCGGCCTCGCCGCCCTGTTCGGCCTCACCGGCTGA
- a CDS encoding LysR substrate-binding domain-containing protein yields the protein MRRLPPLTAVEAFVQVARLGSVKAAAEELALSSPALSRRVQALERFVGRSLFERRHQAMILNAEGEILLGRLAPALDQLAEAIDMTTGEAEIVRLRLAVTPLFASQRLMHRLPELRGRHPELHIDIDTAAHSLARLSEGIDAAIVLARDIDPSLYAHRLDRNKVLAIASRRVVEGAGGVKRPEDLHHATILIHRDMPDTFETWREAAGLPQIEPGAVDHFDSGQLILDAAAQGLGVAFMHESHFDDAHDDRLVRLFDFDVDSPYSYWFACRRSSLSRRPVKIFHDWLVAEVARG from the coding sequence GTGCGACGTCTGCCACCCCTCACCGCCGTCGAGGCATTCGTGCAGGTGGCGCGACTCGGCTCCGTGAAGGCGGCGGCCGAGGAACTGGCTTTGTCCTCGCCGGCGCTCAGCCGACGGGTGCAGGCGCTGGAGCGGTTCGTCGGCCGCTCTCTGTTCGAGCGCCGCCATCAGGCGATGATCCTGAACGCGGAGGGCGAGATCCTGCTCGGTCGGCTCGCCCCCGCGCTCGATCAGCTGGCCGAGGCGATCGACATGACCACCGGCGAGGCGGAGATCGTGCGGCTGCGGCTGGCGGTGACGCCGCTGTTCGCCTCCCAGCGGCTGATGCATCGCCTGCCCGAACTGCGCGGCCGCCATCCGGAGCTGCATATCGACATCGATACCGCCGCGCACAGCCTGGCGCGGCTCAGCGAGGGGATCGACGCCGCGATCGTGCTCGCCCGCGACATCGATCCCAGCCTCTACGCGCACCGGCTGGATCGCAACAAGGTGCTGGCCATCGCCTCCCGGCGCGTGGTGGAGGGCGCCGGCGGGGTGAAGCGGCCGGAGGATCTCCACCACGCCACGATCCTGATCCACCGCGACATGCCCGACACGTTCGAGACCTGGCGCGAGGCCGCCGGCCTGCCGCAGATCGAGCCCGGCGCGGTCGATCACTTCGATTCGGGCCAGCTGATCCTGGATGCCGCGGCGCAGGGGCTGGGCGTCGCCTTCATGCACGAGAGCCATTTCGACGACGCGCACGACGACCGGCTGGTGCGGCTGTTCGATTTCGACGTCGACAGCCCGTACAGCTACTGGTTCGCGTGCCGCCGCTCGTCGCTGTCGCGGCGACCGGTGAAGATCTTCCACGACTGGCTCGTCGCGGAAGTGGCGCGCGGCTGA
- a CDS encoding efflux RND transporter periplasmic adaptor subunit: MPDMSDTPVPPEGPRNRSLARFGIVAGLVALAVVAVGIGARVSNDHALEAVAEDNGTPVVSVIRPKVGAEADGLTLPGNIQAYNSAALFARTNGYVRRWLADIGDRVSAGQVLAVIDAPEIDQQLAQAQADYQTASANQSLARTTAVRWDALLAKDAVSKQEADEKRGALAANTALANAQSANVRRLKALQGFTRIEAPFAGVVTSRSAQIGALIVAGNAASQPLFTVSDVRRVRIFVRIPQGYSGQVHAGMRAEVTVPEYTGRTFAATLTRSADAVDPTSGTVLVQLEADNRDGALKPGGYAQVRFPVSGAGGVTVPASALMVREDGTAVAIVGPDNRVRIRRVTIARDEGATVTIATGLTPGDRVVDTPPDALVNGDRVRVEAAAPAAKAAG, encoded by the coding sequence ATGCCTGACATGTCCGATACGCCCGTGCCGCCCGAGGGGCCGCGCAACCGCTCGCTCGCCCGCTTCGGCATCGTCGCCGGCCTCGTCGCGCTGGCGGTGGTGGCGGTCGGCATCGGCGCGCGGGTGAGCAACGATCATGCGCTGGAGGCGGTGGCGGAGGACAACGGCACGCCGGTCGTCTCCGTCATCCGTCCCAAGGTGGGCGCGGAGGCGGACGGGCTGACCCTGCCGGGCAACATCCAGGCCTATAACAGCGCCGCCCTGTTCGCCCGCACCAACGGCTATGTCCGCCGCTGGCTGGCCGACATCGGCGATCGCGTCTCCGCCGGCCAGGTGCTGGCGGTGATCGACGCGCCGGAGATCGACCAGCAGCTGGCCCAGGCCCAGGCCGACTATCAGACGGCCAGCGCCAACCAGTCGCTGGCCCGCACCACGGCGGTGCGCTGGGATGCGCTGCTGGCCAAGGACGCCGTCTCCAAGCAGGAGGCGGACGAGAAGCGCGGCGCGCTCGCCGCCAACACCGCGCTCGCCAACGCGCAGTCGGCCAACGTCCGCCGATTGAAGGCGCTGCAGGGCTTCACCCGCATCGAGGCGCCGTTCGCCGGCGTCGTCACCAGCCGGTCGGCGCAGATCGGCGCGTTGATCGTGGCGGGCAACGCCGCCTCGCAGCCGCTGTTCACCGTATCGGACGTGCGCCGCGTGCGCATCTTCGTGCGGATACCGCAGGGCTATTCCGGCCAGGTGCATGCCGGCATGCGCGCCGAGGTGACGGTGCCCGAATATACCGGCCGCACCTTTGCCGCCACGCTCACCCGCTCGGCGGACGCCGTCGATCCCACGTCGGGCACGGTGCTGGTGCAGCTGGAGGCGGACAATCGCGACGGCGCGCTGAAGCCGGGCGGCTACGCGCAGGTGCGCTTCCCGGTGAGCGGCGCCGGCGGCGTCACCGTGCCGGCCAGCGCGCTGATGGTGCGGGAGGACGGCACCGCCGTCGCCATCGTCGGGCCGGACAATCGCGTGCGCATCCGCCGCGTGACGATCGCGCGGGACGAGGGCGCGACGGTGACGATCGCGACCGGCCTCACCCCCGGCGACCGCGTCGTCGATACGCCGCCGGATGCACTGGTGAACGGCGATCGGGTGCGGGTGGAGGCGGCGGCGCCGGCGGCGAAGGCGGCCGGCTGA
- a CDS encoding CDC48 family AAA ATPase, with product MADAEAIADGRRIQVANARPDDSGRGLARLSRATMNALGLSEGDIVEIVGKRSTPARAVLPYAEDEGLDVMRLDGLQRANAGVGSGDFVVVRKAESKPAQRVVFAPAQENLRLQGSGDALKRSFGMRPLTTGDIVATAGQQRINHGNMPPQLRQMLNAPAYSLQEVRLAVVSTVPKGIVHIDADTEVELRPEYEEAKEARRADVNYDDIGGLGSTIDQVREMVELPLRYPELFQRLGVEPPKGVLLHGPPGTGKTRLARAVANESDAQFFLINGPEIMGSAYGESEKRLREVFEQAAKAAPSIIFIDEIDSIAPKRGQVTGEAEKRLVAQLLTLMDGMESRQNTVIIAATNRPEAIDEALRRPGRFDREIVIGVPDERGRREILGIHTRGMPLGDQVDLDSLSRQTYGFVGADLSALTREAAIEAVRRIMPKLDLDSRTIPPEVLDTLSVTREDFQLAIKRVQPSAMREVMVQAPNVGWDDIGGLDQARERLREGVELPLKNPEAFRRLGIRPAKGFLLYGPPGTGKTLLAKAVAREAEANFIATKSSDLLSKWYGESEQQIARLFARARQVAPTVIFIDELDSLVPARGGGMGEPQVTERVVNTILAEMDGLEELQSVVVIGATNRPNLIDPALLRPGRFDELVYVSVPDEGGRRRILGIHTGGMPLADDVDLDALARRTDRFTGADLEDLVRRAGLFALRGSLAADTVTAADFEHALQETRASVTPEIEREYEQMSSRLKQDSLALDPIGFIAPGMLKPRSE from the coding sequence ATGGCCGATGCCGAAGCGATTGCCGACGGGCGCAGGATCCAGGTCGCGAATGCGCGACCCGACGATTCCGGGCGTGGTCTGGCGCGGCTTTCCCGCGCGACGATGAACGCGCTCGGGCTGAGCGAGGGCGATATCGTCGAGATCGTCGGCAAGCGATCCACCCCCGCCCGCGCGGTGCTGCCCTATGCCGAGGACGAGGGGCTGGACGTGATGCGGCTGGACGGGCTGCAGCGCGCCAATGCCGGCGTCGGCTCCGGCGACTTCGTGGTCGTACGCAAGGCCGAGTCGAAGCCGGCCCAGCGGGTGGTGTTCGCGCCGGCGCAGGAGAATCTGCGTCTCCAGGGATCGGGTGACGCCCTGAAGCGCAGCTTCGGCATGCGGCCGCTGACCACCGGCGACATCGTGGCGACGGCGGGGCAGCAGCGCATCAACCACGGCAACATGCCGCCGCAGCTGCGCCAGATGCTGAACGCGCCGGCCTATTCGCTGCAGGAGGTCCGCCTCGCCGTGGTCTCCACCGTGCCGAAGGGCATCGTCCATATCGATGCCGACACGGAGGTGGAGCTGCGGCCCGAATATGAGGAGGCGAAGGAGGCCCGCCGTGCCGACGTGAACTATGACGATATCGGCGGGCTCGGCTCGACGATCGATCAGGTGCGCGAGATGGTGGAGCTGCCGCTGCGCTATCCCGAGCTGTTCCAGCGGCTGGGCGTGGAGCCGCCGAAGGGCGTGCTGCTGCACGGCCCGCCCGGCACCGGCAAGACCCGCCTCGCCCGCGCCGTGGCGAACGAGAGTGACGCGCAGTTCTTCCTCATCAACGGGCCGGAGATCATGGGATCGGCCTATGGCGAGAGCGAGAAGCGGCTGCGCGAGGTGTTCGAGCAGGCCGCCAAGGCCGCGCCCTCGATCATCTTCATCGACGAGATCGATTCGATCGCGCCCAAGCGCGGGCAGGTGACGGGCGAGGCGGAGAAGCGCCTCGTCGCCCAGCTGCTGACCCTGATGGACGGCATGGAGTCGCGCCAGAACACCGTCATCATCGCCGCGACCAACCGGCCCGAGGCGATCGACGAGGCGCTGCGGCGGCCCGGCCGGTTCGATCGCGAGATCGTGATCGGCGTGCCGGACGAGCGCGGCCGGCGCGAGATCCTGGGCATCCACACGCGCGGCATGCCGCTGGGCGACCAGGTGGATCTCGACTCGCTCTCCCGCCAGACCTACGGCTTCGTCGGCGCCGACCTTTCCGCCCTCACCCGCGAGGCGGCGATCGAGGCGGTGCGGCGGATCATGCCGAAGCTCGATCTCGATTCGCGCACGATCCCGCCGGAGGTGCTGGATACGCTGTCCGTGACGCGGGAGGACTTCCAGCTCGCGATCAAGCGCGTGCAGCCCTCCGCCATGCGCGAGGTGATGGTGCAGGCGCCCAATGTGGGCTGGGACGATATCGGCGGGCTTGACCAGGCGCGCGAGCGGCTGCGCGAGGGCGTGGAGCTGCCGCTGAAGAACCCGGAGGCGTTCCGCCGGCTCGGCATCCGCCCGGCCAAGGGCTTCCTGCTCTACGGGCCGCCCGGTACCGGCAAGACGCTGCTCGCCAAGGCGGTGGCGCGCGAGGCGGAGGCGAACTTCATCGCCACCAAGTCGAGCGACCTGCTGAGCAAATGGTATGGCGAGAGCGAGCAGCAGATCGCCCGCCTGTTCGCCCGCGCGCGGCAGGTGGCGCCGACGGTGATCTTCATCGACGAGCTCGACTCGCTGGTGCCCGCGCGCGGCGGCGGCATGGGCGAGCCGCAGGTGACGGAGCGGGTGGTCAACACCATCCTCGCCGAGATGGACGGGCTGGAGGAGCTGCAGTCGGTGGTGGTGATCGGCGCCACCAACCGCCCGAACCTGATCGATCCGGCGCTGCTGCGTCCCGGCCGCTTCGACGAGCTCGTCTATGTCAGCGTGCCGGACGAGGGCGGCCGCAGGCGCATCCTGGGCATCCACACCGGCGGCATGCCGCTGGCCGACGATGTCGATCTCGACGCGCTGGCGCGCCGTACCGATCGCTTCACCGGTGCCGATCTGGAGGATCTGGTGCGGCGCGCCGGCCTTTTCGCACTGCGCGGATCGCTGGCGGCCGACACCGTGACGGCGGCCGATTTCGAGCATGCGCTGCAGGAGACGCGCGCGAGCGTGACGCCGGAGATCGAGCGCGAATATGAGCAGATGTCCTCGCGGCTGAAGCAGGATTCGCTGGCGCTCGACCCGATCGGCTTCATCGCCCCCGGCATGCTGAAACCGCGATCGGAGTGA
- a CDS encoding DUF1489 domain-containing protein, translating to MASLHITKVAVGCADADYLRDRMIERAEGGTAAIFTRYRPTRHAELIGGSLFWIIKHRLVARQTIVGFEEVDDGRRWLVRLEARVVPVRARFKRAHQGWRYLAAGDAPDDYGEGDADLAEMPRAMRDELSALALI from the coding sequence ATGGCTTCGTTGCACATCACCAAGGTAGCGGTCGGCTGCGCCGATGCCGACTATCTGCGCGACCGCATGATCGAGCGGGCGGAGGGCGGCACGGCGGCGATCTTCACGCGCTACCGGCCGACGCGCCACGCGGAGCTGATCGGCGGATCGCTGTTCTGGATCATCAAGCACCGGCTGGTCGCCCGCCAGACGATCGTGGGCTTCGAGGAGGTGGACGACGGCCGGCGCTGGCTCGTGCGGCTGGAGGCGCGGGTGGTGCCGGTGCGCGCGCGCTTCAAGCGGGCGCACCAGGGCTGGCGCTACCTCGCCGCCGGCGACGCGCCCGACGATTATGGCGAGGGCGACGCCGACCTGGCCGAGATGCCCCGCGCCATGCGCGACGAATTGAGCGCGCTGGCGCTGATCTGA
- a CDS encoding peptidylprolyl isomerase, translated as MAEDTDDTLTLTLDSGGDVVIRLRPDLAPGHVERIKELAGEGFYDGVVFHRVIPGFMAQGGDPTGTGMGGSKKPDLKAEFNKEPHVRGVCSMARSSNPNSANSQFFICFDDARFLDNQYTVWGEVVSGMDYVDALPKGEPPRTPGKIVKATVGA; from the coding sequence ATGGCCGAAGACACAGACGACACACTGACGCTCACCCTGGATAGCGGCGGCGACGTCGTGATCCGCCTCCGCCCCGATCTGGCGCCCGGCCATGTCGAGCGGATCAAGGAACTGGCGGGCGAGGGCTTCTACGACGGCGTGGTGTTCCACCGCGTGATCCCCGGCTTCATGGCGCAGGGCGGCGATCCCACCGGCACCGGCATGGGCGGATCGAAGAAGCCGGACCTGAAGGCCGAGTTCAACAAGGAGCCGCACGTGCGCGGCGTCTGCTCGATGGCGCGCAGCTCCAACCCGAACAGCGCCAACAGCCAGTTCTTCATCTGCTTTGATGACGCCCGCTTCCTGGACAACCAGTATACGGTATGGGGCGAGGTCGTCTCCGGCATGGACTATGTCGACGCGCTGCCCAAGGGCGAGCCGCCGCGCACGCCGGGCAAGATCGTGAAGGCCACCGTCGGCGCCTGA
- a CDS encoding VOC family protein gives MIHHVSVGTNDVARARAFYDAVLPIVGLALMKASDRAVDYGSGHLLFSAETPLDGAPATAGNGSHIAFAVEDRAMVDRFHATALANGGTSDGAPGIRADYDAHYYGAFVRDPDGNKIEAMTYSAK, from the coding sequence ATGATCCACCACGTCTCTGTCGGCACGAACGACGTCGCCCGCGCCCGCGCCTTCTACGATGCCGTGCTGCCGATCGTCGGGCTTGCGCTCATGAAGGCGTCGGACCGGGCTGTCGACTATGGCAGCGGGCACCTGCTCTTCAGCGCGGAAACGCCGCTCGACGGAGCGCCGGCCACGGCGGGCAATGGCAGCCACATCGCCTTTGCCGTCGAGGATCGCGCGATGGTCGATCGCTTCCACGCCACGGCGCTGGCGAACGGCGGCACCAGCGACGGCGCGCCCGGCATCCGGGCCGACTATGACGCGCATTACTACGGCGCTTTCGTGCGCGATCCGGACGGCAACAAGATCGAGGCGATGACCTACTCGGCCAAATAG
- a CDS encoding efflux transporter outer membrane subunit encodes MRRARPGAARAAAATITLAALAACSLAPDYAPPAVPAAAAFKEAQGWAAATPLDTAPRGAWWEGFGDPVLTGLETRAEAASPTIAAAIARYDQALAIADRADAERLPTVSAGADLSRERASSRRPLARGNGGTYTNRTLGGSFGWEVDLWGRLRDNARAGRADAAASAADLASARLSLHAAVADTYFRLRGLDAEAELLRQTTAAYARAFELTDIRHSGGIASGLDTSRAQSQLSDARAQLATVALDRATAEHQLAALVGEAPAGFAIVPVTGQLEPPRVPAGTPSQLLQRRPDIAAAERRMFAANARIGGAKAAWFPLVTLGASGGYQSAGGGLLASAASYWALGPLSLAAPLFDGGRRNADIRRARADFAEAAADYRGTVLTAFREVEDGLAAARHLADAEREQQTAARAAAKTTDLALIRYRDGASDYLEVVVAQTAGLIAERSALALRTQRLQATTAIVRAIGGGAPA; translated from the coding sequence ATGCGGCGCGCGAGGCCGGGCGCGGCGCGGGCCGCCGCCGCGACGATCACGCTGGCGGCGCTCGCAGCCTGCTCGCTGGCGCCCGATTACGCACCGCCGGCCGTGCCCGCCGCGGCCGCCTTCAAGGAGGCGCAGGGCTGGGCGGCAGCGACCCCGCTCGATACCGCGCCGCGCGGCGCCTGGTGGGAGGGGTTCGGCGATCCCGTGCTGACCGGGCTGGAGACGCGGGCCGAGGCCGCCAGCCCGACGATAGCCGCCGCGATCGCCCGCTACGATCAGGCGCTCGCCATCGCCGACCGGGCGGATGCCGAGCGCCTGCCGACCGTCTCGGCCGGAGCGGACCTGTCGCGCGAGCGTGCGTCGAGCCGTCGGCCGCTGGCGCGCGGCAACGGCGGCACCTACACGAACCGCACGCTCGGCGGGTCGTTCGGGTGGGAGGTGGATCTCTGGGGGCGGCTGCGCGACAATGCCCGCGCCGGCCGCGCCGATGCGGCGGCTAGCGCCGCCGATCTCGCCTCCGCCCGGCTCAGCCTGCACGCCGCCGTGGCCGACACCTATTTCCGCCTGCGCGGCCTGGATGCGGAGGCGGAGCTGCTGCGCCAGACGACAGCCGCCTACGCCCGCGCCTTCGAGCTGACCGACATCCGCCACTCGGGCGGCATCGCCTCCGGCCTGGATACCAGCCGCGCGCAGAGCCAGCTCTCCGATGCCCGCGCGCAGCTCGCCACGGTGGCGCTGGATCGCGCGACGGCCGAGCACCAGCTGGCAGCCCTGGTGGGCGAGGCGCCGGCCGGCTTCGCCATCGTTCCCGTCACCGGCCAGCTGGAGCCGCCGCGCGTGCCGGCGGGCACCCCGTCGCAGCTGCTCCAGCGCCGGCCCGACATCGCGGCGGCGGAGCGGCGCATGTTCGCCGCCAACGCCCGCATCGGCGGGGCGAAGGCGGCGTGGTTCCCGCTCGTCACGCTCGGCGCTTCGGGCGGCTACCAGAGCGCGGGCGGCGGCCTCCTCGCCTCGGCGGCGAGCTACTGGGCGCTGGGGCCGCTGTCGCTGGCGGCGCCGCTGTTCGACGGTGGCCGCCGCAATGCCGACATCCGCCGCGCCCGCGCCGACTTCGCCGAGGCGGCGGCGGACTATCGCGGCACCGTGCTCACCGCCTTCCGCGAGGTGGAGGACGGGCTCGCCGCCGCGCGCCACCTGGCCGATGCCGAGCGCGAGCAGCAGACCGCCGCCCGCGCCGCCGCGAAGACCACCGATCTCGCCCTGATCCGCTACCGCGACGGCGCGTCCGACTATCTGGAGGTCGTGGTGGCGCAGACGGCGGGCCTGATCGCGGAGCGATCGGCGCTGGCCCTGCGCACCCAGCGGCTGCAGGCGACGACGGCCATCGTGCGCGCGATCGGCGGCGGCGCGCCCGCCTGA